One Fibrobacter sp. genomic window, TTGACGGATACCTCACCATGATTCCGGGAGTTATCTGGTTCTTTGCCAAGGTATTCTTTATGATTTGGTGCTACATGATGGTCCGCTGGACTTTCGTCCGCCCCCGTGTAGACCAGCTGATGAGTTTTGAATGGAAATTCCTGCTGCCCCTGAACCTGCTGATGCTGGTGGCTGGCGCTGCTTATGTGGCTTTGGTAGGCTAAGGTAGAGGTATTTTATGGATCAGAAAAAGATTTCTACAAAACAGTACTTCAAGACTTACTTGAAAAAGTGCGTTACTGGCCCGTGGAGCCTTCTCTGCGGTTTGTCCGTGAGCCTCAAGTATTTCTTCAATCCGAAAAAGATTGTCACGGAACAGTATCCGGAAAATCGCAAGACCTTGAAGATGCACGAACGTTTCCGCGGCCGCCTTTCCATGGTGGAAGACGCCGAAGGTAACAACCGTTGCACCGCTTGCGGCATGTGCGAACGTAGCTGCCCCAATGGAAGCATCAACGTTCAAGCAACAAAGAACATCGCCGGCAAGAAGGTCCTGGGTCGTTACGTGTATCACTTTGCAAGTTGCACCCAGTGCGGCCTCTGCGTAGAAGCCTGCCCCTTCGGCGCCATCGAAATGGCTCCTGAATTTGAAGTGGCTACTACCGACATCAACTCGCTGGAAATGATTTTGAACAAGAAGGAGGGTCAAGGCTAATGTTCCCGTCTCTTTCAAGTTTGGCAAACGTATTCCCCACAGGCGGAATCGACATTGCCTTCTACGTGGTCGCATTCGTCATGGTGGTGACAGCCATCTGCACTGTTGCGGTCAAGAACATTTTGCAGAGCGCAGTATTCCTCATTTTCTCCTTTGTAGGAACTACCGTTCTCTACTTGCTGCTCCACGCTGAATTCAACGCCCTGGCACAGATCATGGTGTACATCGGCGGCGTGGTCATCTTCGTTATCTTCACCATCTTGCTCACAAGCCATTTGGGCGAAGAAGCTTTCTCCACGAAGATTCCCCGCTACTTTGCAGCATTCGCAATTTCCATTGCATTCGTCGCCATCATGGCCAAGTGCCTGGTGCCGGTGCAGGAACTTGTAACTACCGCAGCAACAGCTCCCGAAGGATTCGCATCCTTGAAGGCATTGTCTGTTCGCTTGCTGGGCTACGGCGCCGACGGTTTCATTCTTCCCTTTGAAATCGTAAGCGTATTATTGCTGGCAACCTTGATTGGCGCAATTACTATCGCTCGCCGCGGCAAGGAGGAAAAGTAATGACTTTGATGAAT contains:
- a CDS encoding NADH-quinone oxidoreductase subunit I, which translates into the protein MDQKKISTKQYFKTYLKKCVTGPWSLLCGLSVSLKYFFNPKKIVTEQYPENRKTLKMHERFRGRLSMVEDAEGNNRCTACGMCERSCPNGSINVQATKNIAGKKVLGRYVYHFASCTQCGLCVEACPFGAIEMAPEFEVATTDINSLEMILNKKEGQG
- a CDS encoding NADH-quinone oxidoreductase subunit J, which codes for MFPSLSSLANVFPTGGIDIAFYVVAFVMVVTAICTVAVKNILQSAVFLIFSFVGTTVLYLLLHAEFNALAQIMVYIGGVVIFVIFTILLTSHLGEEAFSTKIPRYFAAFAISIAFVAIMAKCLVPVQELVTTAATAPEGFASLKALSVRLLGYGADGFILPFEIVSVLLLATLIGAITIARRGKEEK